The Apium graveolens cultivar Ventura chromosome 10, ASM990537v1, whole genome shotgun sequence nucleotide sequence GTCTGCATCTTCCTTTGAGTAATACAAACGAATCTTCTGTAGACATTTTCTTGATATTCCAAGCTTTCGCCCCTTTGTCCTTCGTTATTTACAAGGTCTCGTATATATATAATAGTGTAAGCGTGTGTGTGCAAACACACTACATCTACAGAATAGTAAACGTATATCAAGTGCTGTAACAGAAGTTAAAGATGTTTGGAACACTTAGTAGTGAACTCGAGGTGAATGCACCAGCAAGCGCAGTATGGGAAGTGTACGGTTCTCTTCAGCTAGCTGCTGTTGTCGAGAAAGGGTTCGTTGATGTTGTTGAAAAAATTGAGGTTGCGGAAGGTGATGGCTCTGTTGGCACCGTTCTTAACCTTGTTTTTCAACCAGGTATATGTGCTTTCACTTTAAATCCATGAACCATCCTGTTATGTGAAGGATGTTGTAGTAGCTAATTACAACATCTGTAGTCTGATGTCTGAAGAACTCTGGTTCTTCAGACAGAGTTTAAGGTGTCAAAAGTCAGTGTAATGAACTTGTATTTTGGATGCAGGTATAATGCCATTTCCTTCATACAAGGAGAAGTTCATCACGATTGACAACGAAAAAAGGATCAAAGAGACTTTAGTTGTGGAAGGAGGTTACCTTGAAATGGGATTCGAACGGTATTATGTTCAGTTCGAGATCAAAGAAAAAGATGAAAAAAGCTGCATTACAAAAGCAACCATTGAGTATG carries:
- the LOC141689630 gene encoding norbelladine synthase-like yields the protein MFGTLSSELEVNAPASAVWEVYGSLQLAAVVEKGFVDVVEKIEVAEGDGSVGTVLNLVFQPGIMPFPSYKEKFITIDNEKRIKETLVVEGGYLEMGFERYYVQFEIKEKDEKSCITKATIEYELKEESAANVSMVSIDSLIAIMNIANTHILANTT